One stretch of Aquimarina sp. Aq107 DNA includes these proteins:
- a CDS encoding outer membrane beta-barrel protein, with protein sequence MKKNALLLVILIPCFQLFSQDSKISFELNYPIPFGDNFLGDNYVGIIDAGADYRFIELNPVKIGVSINGNVLTNNKFDTSETTAYILQPRIFGELTIESIKKLRPSVGIGYTVIVLDSSITTNTGELNETETLNGFNLNVGIGYNITKKFFAQIQYDFLRLSEEDNVPDIAFNRNVNLLKIGLGYRL encoded by the coding sequence ATGAAAAAAAATGCATTATTATTAGTAATCTTAATTCCCTGTTTTCAATTATTTTCTCAAGATTCAAAAATCAGTTTTGAACTCAACTACCCTATCCCATTTGGCGACAACTTTCTTGGCGATAATTATGTTGGAATTATTGATGCTGGCGCAGATTACCGGTTTATTGAATTAAACCCTGTTAAGATAGGTGTTTCTATAAATGGTAATGTATTAACAAATAATAAGTTCGATACTTCTGAAACTACAGCATACATATTACAACCAAGAATATTTGGAGAGTTAACTATAGAATCAATTAAGAAACTTCGTCCTTCAGTTGGAATAGGATACACAGTTATCGTATTAGATTCATCTATCACAACAAATACTGGAGAATTAAATGAGACTGAAACTTTAAATGGATTTAATCTCAATGTTGGAATTGGGTATAATATCACTAAAAAGTTTTTTGCTCAAATTCAATATGATTTCTTGAGACTTTCTGAAGAAGATAATGTACCAGATATTGCATTTAATAGAAATGTAAATCTTCTAAAAATAGGATTAGGGTATAGGCTCTAA
- a CDS encoding TonB-dependent receptor: protein MKKYLTLNIWLVLLCLLANSTLIAQEKFTINGTISEQSSNETLIGVNVLFPEMGKGVVTNEYGFYSITLPEGTYKLQISYLGFKDIVQEIILNEDKKLNFQLAEASEMLDEIVITENIEKVNIKNPQMSLNKLTAGTIKQIPVVLGEADVIKSIVLLPGVTSGGEGASGFNVRGGAADQNLILLDEATIFNSSHLFGFFSVFNPDAIKDIKLYKGGIPAKYGGRVSSVLDIYQKEGNSKEYHINGGLGLVSSRLLAEGPIVKNKGAFLVGGRASYAHLFLPLVDDGNDNVAYFYDLNTKLNYKINENNNLFLSGYFGRDVFAISESFRNTYGNTVLNLRWNHLFSDKLFSNLSLIYSDYFYGLELDFVGFEWDSGIRNFNLKYDLKHYLSDNFQLNYGINNIYYRFNPGEIKPNRDDSGIIRDKLIDKYANELGVYIDAEHKISNKLSLQYGIRLSNFTRLGQDELNIYEDDNPLLFNEELQIYEAANPIGTERISRSDQIKNFTNLEPRLALAYIFNDNTSIKASYNRMAQYLHLLSNTSSPTPLDVWTPSGKYVKPQLLNQYALGFFKSIKNDAYSIETEVFYKDIKNRIDYIDGAELIANDAIEQEILNGEARAYGLELLLRKNEGKFKGWLAYTLSKSEQRTVGRTPVETGINNSQWYNTPFDKTHDISFNGSYELNKKWKFNANFLFQTGQPTNYPSGQFEFQGLVVPIYDGLRNDQRLPSYHRMDISATLTPRKNKTRKWQGEWVFSIYNLYNRRNAASIAFSQNTETRVNEAVRTSIFGIVPAITYNFKF, encoded by the coding sequence TTGAAAAAATATCTCACTCTTAATATATGGCTAGTACTACTATGTTTACTAGCCAATAGTACCTTGATAGCTCAAGAAAAATTCACAATTAACGGTACTATTTCAGAACAATCTAGTAATGAAACACTAATTGGTGTTAATGTACTTTTTCCAGAAATGGGAAAAGGCGTGGTAACCAATGAATATGGATTTTACTCTATCACTTTGCCAGAAGGAACCTATAAACTACAAATCAGCTACCTAGGCTTTAAAGATATTGTACAAGAAATTATACTAAATGAAGATAAAAAACTGAACTTTCAGCTAGCGGAAGCTTCCGAAATGTTGGATGAAATAGTAATAACAGAAAATATTGAAAAAGTAAATATTAAGAATCCTCAGATGAGTCTTAATAAACTAACCGCAGGAACGATCAAACAAATCCCAGTTGTACTAGGTGAAGCAGATGTAATTAAATCGATTGTACTCCTTCCAGGAGTAACTAGTGGTGGTGAAGGTGCTTCTGGTTTTAATGTTCGTGGTGGTGCTGCAGATCAAAACTTGATCTTATTAGATGAGGCTACTATTTTTAATTCATCACATTTATTTGGATTTTTCTCCGTGTTTAATCCAGATGCAATTAAAGATATTAAACTCTATAAAGGAGGAATTCCTGCAAAATATGGAGGACGAGTTTCTTCTGTTTTAGATATTTATCAAAAAGAAGGAAATAGTAAGGAATATCATATTAATGGTGGGCTTGGACTTGTTTCCAGTAGATTATTAGCAGAAGGCCCAATAGTAAAAAATAAAGGAGCTTTCTTAGTTGGAGGAAGAGCATCGTATGCACATCTTTTCTTACCATTAGTAGATGATGGTAACGATAACGTTGCATACTTCTATGACCTCAACACTAAATTAAACTATAAAATAAACGAAAATAATAATCTATTTCTCTCGGGATACTTTGGTAGGGATGTCTTTGCTATAAGTGAAAGTTTTAGAAACACATATGGAAATACAGTTTTAAACCTAAGATGGAATCACTTATTCTCGGATAAACTATTTTCTAATTTATCCTTAATTTATTCAGATTATTTTTATGGATTAGAACTTGACTTTGTTGGCTTTGAATGGGATTCTGGGATCAGAAATTTTAATTTAAAGTATGATTTAAAACATTATTTAAGCGATAATTTTCAACTTAATTATGGAATCAATAATATATACTATCGATTCAATCCTGGTGAGATCAAGCCTAATAGAGATGACTCTGGAATTATCAGAGATAAATTAATTGATAAATACGCTAATGAATTAGGCGTATATATTGATGCAGAACATAAGATCTCTAATAAATTATCATTACAATACGGTATTCGTCTTAGTAACTTCACTAGATTGGGTCAAGATGAATTAAATATTTATGAGGATGACAACCCTCTGTTGTTCAATGAAGAATTACAAATTTATGAAGCTGCAAATCCTATAGGCACAGAAAGAATTAGTAGAAGTGATCAAATTAAAAACTTTACTAATTTAGAACCTCGATTAGCCTTAGCATATATATTTAATGATAATACTTCGATAAAAGCTAGTTATAACAGAATGGCTCAGTATCTACACTTATTATCTAATACTAGTTCCCCTACTCCACTAGATGTATGGACTCCTAGTGGGAAATATGTAAAACCGCAATTACTCAATCAATATGCCTTAGGTTTCTTTAAAAGTATTAAAAATGATGCATACTCTATAGAAACAGAAGTATTCTATAAAGACATCAAAAACAGAATTGATTATATTGATGGTGCAGAACTCATCGCCAATGACGCTATTGAACAAGAAATACTTAATGGTGAGGCTAGAGCTTACGGTTTAGAACTTTTATTAAGAAAAAATGAAGGCAAGTTCAAAGGATGGTTAGCCTACACATTGTCTAAATCAGAACAGCGGACAGTTGGAAGAACTCCTGTCGAAACAGGTATTAATAATAGCCAATGGTATAACACACCTTTTGATAAAACACATGATATTTCTTTTAATGGTAGTTATGAGTTAAACAAAAAATGGAAGTTTAATGCTAATTTTTTATTCCAAACAGGACAACCTACTAATTACCCATCTGGACAGTTTGAGTTTCAAGGGTTGGTAGTACCAATTTATGATGGATTAAGAAATGATCAACGACTTCCATCTTATCATCGAATGGATATTTCTGCTACCTTAACACCACGAAAAAATAAAACTCGTAAATGGCAAGGTGAATGGGTATTTAGTATTTATAACCTATATAATCGCAGAAATGCTGCATCTATCGCCTTTAGTCAAAATACAGAAACTCGCGTAAATGAAGCAGTAAGAACCTCCATATTCGGAATCGTACCAGCTATCACCTATAATTTTAAATTTTAA
- a CDS encoding DUF4249 family protein, with protein sequence MKKLLYIIIGLSIITSCEDVIDVDVPNGEPKLVIDASFEIYLDETPVDALGGVRLTLSAPFFNDGVPTVSNATVFITNLSDNSIVNFVESFNEPGFFIPEDSNLIPEFDIDYELTVIYEGETYKATTQLIPTVAIDNVEQGDGTLFDGDETEVIVFFTDEGNREDFYLFDFDFNLYLPSEDRFYQGESFNFSYFYEDMIGGEEVTIKILGIDERYYNYSNILIEQSEQDGGNPFQTPPAQIRGNIINTTNPDNFALGYFNLSEANRFQFTIEE encoded by the coding sequence ATGAAAAAGTTATTATATATTATAATCGGACTTTCTATAATCACAAGTTGTGAAGATGTTATTGATGTTGATGTTCCTAATGGAGAACCAAAATTAGTTATAGACGCATCTTTTGAAATTTATTTAGATGAAACTCCCGTTGATGCCTTAGGTGGAGTACGACTTACATTATCAGCTCCTTTCTTTAATGATGGTGTTCCTACAGTAAGTAACGCAACGGTATTTATTACCAATCTATCAGACAATTCTATCGTTAATTTTGTAGAATCATTCAATGAACCAGGATTCTTTATTCCAGAAGATTCAAATTTAATACCAGAATTTGATATAGATTACGAACTTACGGTGATCTATGAAGGAGAAACCTATAAAGCTACTACACAATTAATACCGACAGTTGCTATTGATAATGTAGAGCAAGGAGATGGAACTTTATTCGACGGTGATGAAACTGAAGTTATTGTTTTCTTTACTGATGAGGGAAATAGAGAAGATTTCTATCTATTCGATTTTGATTTTAATTTATATCTTCCGAGCGAAGATCGTTTCTATCAAGGTGAATCTTTTAATTTTTCCTATTTCTATGAGGATATGATCGGTGGAGAAGAAGTAACTATAAAAATTCTTGGAATAGACGAACGATACTACAACTATTCTAATATACTAATCGAACAAAGTGAACAAGACGGAGGAAATCCGTTCCAAACACCTCCTGCGCAAATACGAGGAAATATTATAAACACCACGAATCCAGATAATTTTGCGTTAGGATATTTTAATCTATCCGAAGCAAATCGTTTTCAATTTACAATTGAAGAGTGA
- the murQ gene encoding N-acetylmuramic acid 6-phosphate etherase: MSFTKTTEQASNYNHLEKMSVSDLLSNINKEDKTVPNAVENAIPQIESLVSKIVEKLKNGGRLFYMGAGTSGRLGIVDASECPPTFGVSYDLVIGLIAGGDPAIRKAVEFAEDDTEQGWKDLETHKISEKDVVIGIAASGTTPYVIGALEQCNASNIITGCITCNAGSPLAITAQYPIVVTVGPEFVTGSSRMKAGTAQKLVLNMISTATMIQLGKVKGNKMVDMQLSNNKLVDRGTRMIMDELKIERTLAAELLKKHGTVRNAIDNYGA, encoded by the coding sequence ATGAGTTTTACCAAAACAACCGAACAGGCTTCCAACTATAACCATCTGGAAAAGATGAGTGTTTCTGATTTGTTATCAAATATCAACAAAGAAGATAAAACAGTACCAAATGCCGTAGAAAATGCTATTCCACAAATTGAAAGTTTAGTTTCTAAAATTGTTGAAAAACTAAAAAATGGAGGAAGACTCTTTTATATGGGAGCTGGAACTAGTGGCCGTTTAGGTATTGTGGATGCTAGTGAGTGCCCTCCTACTTTCGGAGTCTCATATGATTTAGTTATTGGATTAATTGCGGGTGGAGATCCGGCTATCAGAAAGGCCGTGGAATTTGCAGAAGATGATACAGAGCAAGGATGGAAGGATCTAGAAACACATAAAATCTCAGAAAAAGATGTTGTTATTGGTATTGCCGCATCAGGAACTACACCTTATGTAATAGGAGCTTTAGAACAATGTAATGCCTCAAATATTATTACTGGTTGTATTACTTGTAATGCAGGAAGTCCTTTAGCCATAACAGCTCAATATCCGATTGTAGTAACAGTTGGTCCAGAATTTGTAACTGGAAGTTCTAGGATGAAAGCAGGAACTGCTCAAAAATTAGTATTAAACATGATATCTACAGCTACTATGATACAACTAGGAAAAGTAAAAGGTAATAAAATGGTAGACATGCAACTTAGTAATAATAAACTAGTAGATCGTGGAACACGAATGATCATGGATGAGCTAAAAATAGAAAGAACATTAGCTGCAGAATTATTAAAGAAACATGGAACTGTTAGAAACGCAATTGATAATTATGGAGCCTAA
- a CDS encoding DUF6095 family protein, with protein sequence MEPKRTDKELLGKGIQRMAIALIFMFISPVIIHSAFKNQDHSYYYPILILGLVGAAFAIFMAFRGLKTIMDSIFGKK encoded by the coding sequence ATGGAGCCTAAAAGAACAGATAAAGAATTATTAGGTAAAGGTATACAGCGTATGGCAATTGCGTTGATTTTTATGTTTATTAGTCCAGTGATTATTCACTCTGCTTTTAAAAACCAAGATCATTCTTATTACTATCCCATATTAATTTTAGGATTAGTTGGCGCTGCATTCGCTATATTCATGGCATTTAGAGGGTTAAAAACTATTATGGATTCTATTTTTGGTAAAAAATAG